One Cryptococcus tetragattii IND107 chromosome 10, whole genome shotgun sequence DNA segment encodes these proteins:
- a CDS encoding 3-O-alpha-D-mannopyranosyl-alpha-D-mannopyranose xylosylphosphotransferase, producing MPSTALSPSSPHADSYNSYSSSLSPTSPRFHPSSAPHGRRSPSPSRLESLLDAPLPSCRPSRSPRSRKIRDALARHIRPHLTPRTLTILFFWTLSVWFIHHFLFPISSLYRLSKPKAEEHFLSTAFPPPPQRIGDDHLDSVDPRWRAYHPLPAPDPPFPHLRPTRFLPPQCLEQWFADGETLCGAKELGEEEKLDATWLWVNGSDHRWRDSMIEWREKENVHSPERHFREQNELVHSMRSVLDALPGHLRTFHLILADYPFNYPEDLELVPSSIIPDLEKVASKSKGRRHPRDLAGTALSSSNLTERVTPESISASLASHLQSEWRIVQTPTWLDFSRRDPSDPSHPFHPYSVSKAGERGQHYAEASYPTLRYASHWEVFHTPSVDRDGRQELMGEREWRENEWKKKALPTFNSMAIESRIGWLPGLADAIIALNDDFFLLRPHAVSDFHSPLYGSVIRFDHGYNQQVRPEVVKSHISDPGEIGGLYHANAILSQRFPHRLRPYFAHVPKVITRGLHHEASLMFKEALTESSTRRFREMKIGEGDVQMQWLLTSLRVERWREALLWTWVVANMGTISGSQDRWDDATRTAIKDMFGFTENDNDVVKIEVHRGERWTLEPGRMQKAFEQAGWEAPKATEFLFSSMDGTMPPLLKHGEDPAQNDRCMIDLNRCFGVFWTREEDVLSTDMMKRLTFQYPECGDCMIMALVTASGTLGLNAFFPPKETTVTAPELAPGDGYPKFLPPPHLPLTPTWHEADFSLANILSTTALPGEQVDIRQYCMRLLSRYLYLDARSMSHFHMLKSAEHAQRVFKMIQDNPRVSILGMNDDIESDYDEVKRLMNEWFEMRWPRKAVWEREWDPVKDRYID from the exons aTGCCGTCGACCGCGCTGTCCCCTTCCAGCCCACACGCCGACTCATACAACTCAtattcctcttccctcagCCCGACCTCCCCGCGCTTCCACCCCTCTTCTGCCCCCCACGGCCGCCGGTCGCCGTCGCCTTCTCGCCTCGAGAGCCTCCTTGACGcaccccttccttcctgccGCCCCTCCCGCTCCCCCCGCTCCCGGAAAATACGCGATGCGCTCGCTCGCCACATTCGCCCACACCTCACTCCCCGCActctcaccatcctcttcttttggaCGCTCTCCGTATGGTTCATAcatcacttcctcttccccataTCCTCACTCTACAGGCTCTCAAAGCCCAAGGCGGAGGAACATTTCCTATCAACCGCTTTTCCACCTCCGCCACAAAGGATAGGTGACGACCATCTTGACTCGGTCGACCCCCGTTGGCGAGCCTACCATCCTCTGCCGGCGCCCGACCCCCCTTTCCCGCACCTGAGGCCGACTCGCTTCCTTCCCCCGCAATGTTTGGAGCAGTGGTTTGCAGACGGAGAGACGCTTTGTGGCGCAAAAGAGTtgggcgaggaagagaagctTGATGCAACCTGGCTCTGGGTGAATGGATCCGATCATCGTTGGAGGGATAGTATGATTgaatggagagaaaaagagaatgTCCACTCGCCAGAGCGCCATTTCCG TGAGCAAAACGAGCTGGTCCACTCCATGAGGTCTGTCCTCGACGCCCTCCCCGGCCATCTGCGtaccttccatctcatccttgCCGACTATCCCTTCAATTACCCCGAAGATCTGGAATTggttccttcttccatcattcCTGATCTGGAAAAGGTCGCTTCAAAGAGCAAAGGCAGGCGTCACCCTCGCGACCTTGCCGGAACGGCCCTGTCCTCGTCCAACCTGACGGAACGAGTCACTCCAGAATCCATTTCTGCCTCCCTGGCTAGCCACCTCCAATCTGAATGGCGTATCGTCCAGACACCCACCTGGCTCGATTTCTCTCGTCGTGATCCATCCGACCCTTCGCACCCGTTCCACCCTTACTCTGTCAGCAAAGCAGGTGAAAGAGGACAACATTACGCTGAAGCGTCGTATCCGACGTTGCGGTACGCCTCTCACTGGGAAGTTTTCCACACTCCATCAGTTGATCGGGATGGACGTCAGGAGCTTATGGGAGAAAGGGAATGGAGGGAAAatgagtggaagaagaaggcgttGCCGACCTTCAACTCGATGGCTATTGAGAGTAGGATCGGATGGTTGCCTGGATTG GCCGACGCTATTATTGCATTGAACGatgacttttttttgctcCGGCCCCACGCCGTCTCTGatttccattctcctctctaCGGCTCGGTCATTCGATTTGACCACGGC TATAACCAACAAGTCAGGCCTGAAGTTGTAAAGAGCCATATCAGCGATCCCGGAGAAATTGGCGGTCTTTACCACGCCAacgccatcctctctcaacGATTCCCCCATCGCCTTCGACCGTACTTTGCCCATGTACCCAAGGTTATCACCCGTGGTCTTCATCATGAGGCGAGCTTGATGTTTAAAGAAGCTTTGACGGAGAGTAGCACGAGGAGGTTtagggagatgaagattggGGAGGGTGATGTGCAGATGCAGTGGCTACTCACCTCTCTCCGTGTGGAGAGATGGCGAGAAGCTCTACTCTGGACTTGGGTCGTAGCCAATATGGGTACCATCAGCGGATCGCAAGACCGCTGGGACGATGCTACCCGTACAGCCATCAAGGATATGTTTGGATTCACAGAGAATGATAATGATGTAGTCAAGATTGAGGTACATAGAGGCGAAAGATGGACTCTGGAGCCGGGAAGGATGCAAAAGGCGTTTGAGCAGGCTGGATGGGAAGCGCCAAAGGCTACAGAATTCCTTTTTT CCTCGATGGACGGTACTATGCCTCCGCTACTCAAGCATGGTGAAGACCCTGCTCAAAACGACAG ATGCATGATCGATCTCAACCGATGCTTTGGCGTTTTCTGGACTCGAGAGGAGGACGTTTTGTCGACTGATATGATGAAACGTTTGACATTCCAGTATCCCGAATGCGGCGACTGCA TGATCATGGCCCTCGTGACAGCGTCTGGCACCCTTGGCCTCAAcgccttctttcctcctaAAGAAACAACAGTCACCGCTCCCGAACTCGCACCCGGCGACGGTTACCCGAAATTCTTGCCTCCAccccaccttcctctcacGCCCACATGGCACGAAGCGGATTTCTCGCTTGCGAATATTTTGTCTACGACCGCCCTTCCTGGCGAGCAGGTTGATATTCGACAGTACTGTATGAGGCTCCTTTCTCGTTATTTATATCTTGATG CCAGATCGATGTCTCATTTCCACATGTTGAAATCTGCCGAACATGCCCAAAGGGTGTTCAAGATGATTCAAGACAACCCCCGAGTATCAATATTGGGTATGAATGACGATATTGAATCGGATTATGATGAAGTCAAACGCTTAATGAATGAATGGTTTGAGATGAGGTGGCCAAGAAAGGCAGTGtgggaaagagaatggGATCCTGTAAAGGATAGATATATTGATTAG